In Pseudomonas oryzicola, one DNA window encodes the following:
- a CDS encoding putative bifunctional diguanylate cyclase/phosphodiesterase, whose amino-acid sequence MLTGSYSSSLVLISLCVAILASYTALDLTGRIATATGRAALLWMGGGALAMGIGVWSMHFIGMLAFSLPIDLGYDLGLTAFSLLIAVLSSGFALWLVSQPSLPGVQLGFGALVMGAGIACMHYTGMAALRMLPGIDYDPTLFGASLLIAVGASAAALWIAFRLRKHTPYVRQIRGLAAVVMGIAIVGMHYTGMAAANFPEGSFCGALAGGGLQGDGLVYLVLITTLAVLAVALLTSVLDARLEARTAELARSLTLANQELTQLALHDTLTDLPNRTLLADRIEQAIAKVAEQGGCFALMFIDLDGFKPVNDAFGHHIGDLLLKAVAARLRGHLHSQDTLARIGGDEFVLLVELQEPNDAVDVAVKQVNLVSRPFRVAEHDLQLSASLGIVLYPGNGQDQHELLRNADAAMYHVKSAGKNGYSFFDASMNSNARQQLQLLQDLRQALELRQFRLHYQPKFDAQACQPIGAEALLRWEHPQQGLLLPDRFIGLAEKTGLIIPIGEWVLIEACRQMRQWLDQGYQGWRMAVNLSAIQFCHAGLVESVARALQQTGLPANCLTLEITETTAMHDADASLTVLQRLSDMGVDLSIDDFGTGYSSLMYLKRLPANELKIDRGFVRDLEQDSDDAAIVSAIVALGQALGLRIVAEGVETDKQQAFLTRLGCDSLQGYLLGQPVPAEQFMGKLQAMRESNTAVG is encoded by the coding sequence ATGCTGACCGGTAGCTACTCCTCTTCGCTGGTGTTGATTTCGCTGTGCGTGGCAATTCTGGCGTCCTATACCGCCCTTGACCTGACCGGCCGCATCGCCACGGCAACGGGCCGGGCTGCGTTGCTGTGGATGGGCGGTGGTGCACTGGCCATGGGCATCGGCGTGTGGTCGATGCACTTTATCGGCATGCTCGCCTTCAGCCTGCCCATCGACCTGGGCTATGACCTGGGCCTGACCGCGTTTTCGCTGCTGATTGCCGTATTGTCGTCGGGCTTTGCCCTGTGGCTGGTCAGCCAACCGAGTCTGCCGGGGGTGCAACTGGGCTTCGGTGCGCTGGTCATGGGCGCCGGCATTGCCTGCATGCACTACACCGGCATGGCAGCGCTGCGCATGCTGCCAGGTATCGACTATGACCCGACCCTGTTCGGCGCCTCGTTGCTGATTGCCGTGGGCGCCTCGGCAGCGGCCTTGTGGATTGCCTTCCGCCTGCGCAAGCACACGCCCTACGTCCGGCAGATCCGTGGCCTGGCGGCAGTGGTGATGGGGATTGCGATCGTCGGTATGCACTACACCGGCATGGCCGCGGCGAACTTTCCCGAGGGCAGCTTTTGCGGCGCGCTGGCGGGGGGAGGCTTGCAAGGCGACGGTCTGGTCTACCTGGTGCTGATCACTACCTTGGCCGTATTGGCCGTCGCCTTGCTCACTTCGGTGCTGGATGCCCGCCTCGAGGCGCGCACCGCCGAGCTGGCCCGTTCGCTGACCCTGGCCAACCAGGAACTCACCCAGTTGGCCCTGCACGACACCCTCACCGACCTGCCCAACCGCACCCTGCTGGCCGACCGCATCGAACAGGCTATCGCCAAGGTGGCGGAGCAGGGCGGTTGCTTTGCCTTGATGTTCATCGACCTGGATGGCTTCAAGCCGGTCAACGATGCCTTCGGCCACCACATCGGCGATTTACTGCTCAAGGCCGTGGCGGCCCGCCTGCGTGGTCACCTGCATAGCCAGGACACGCTGGCGCGCATCGGCGGTGACGAATTCGTGTTGCTGGTGGAATTGCAGGAACCGAACGATGCCGTGGACGTGGCGGTTAAGCAGGTCAATCTGGTGTCACGGCCGTTCCGCGTGGCCGAGCATGACCTGCAGCTGTCAGCGAGCCTGGGCATCGTCCTGTACCCGGGTAACGGCCAGGATCAGCACGAGTTGCTGCGTAATGCCGACGCCGCCATGTATCACGTCAAGAGCGCCGGCAAGAACGGCTACAGCTTCTTCGATGCGTCGATGAACAGTAACGCCCGCCAGCAACTGCAACTGCTGCAGGACCTGCGTCAGGCGCTGGAGCTGCGCCAGTTCCGCTTGCACTACCAGCCCAAGTTCGACGCCCAGGCGTGCCAGCCGATCGGCGCCGAGGCCTTGCTGCGCTGGGAGCACCCGCAGCAGGGCCTGTTGCTGCCCGACCGTTTCATCGGCCTGGCAGAGAAAACCGGCCTGATCATTCCCATCGGTGAGTGGGTGCTCATCGAGGCCTGCCGGCAGATGCGTCAGTGGCTGGATCAGGGGTATCAGGGCTGGCGAATGGCCGTGAACCTGTCAGCCATCCAGTTCTGTCATGCCGGGCTGGTCGAGAGCGTGGCCCGGGCCTTGCAGCAGACCGGCCTGCCAGCCAATTGCCTGACCCTGGAAATTACCGAAACCACCGCCATGCACGACGCCGACGCCAGCCTGACGGTACTGCAGCGCCTGTCCGACATGGGCGTGGACTTGTCCATCGATGACTTTGGTACCGGCTACTCCAGCCTGATGTATCTCAAGCGCCTGCCGGCCAACGAGCTGAAGATCGACCGCGGGTTCGTGCGCGACCTGGAGCAGGACAGCGACGATGCGGCCATCGTTTCAGCGATCGTGGCGCTGGGCCAGGCGCTGGGCCTGCGTATCGTTGCCGAAGGGGTGGAGACCGACAAGCAGCAGGCTTTCCTGACCCGCCTGGGCTGTGATTCGCTGCAAGGTTACCTGCTGGGCCAACCAGTGCCGGCCGAGCAGTTCATGGGCAAGTTGCAGGCCATGCGCGAGAGCAATACGGCGGTGGGTTAG
- a CDS encoding RidA family protein, which produces MPTHTRIRMFNTKATYPNQTLDNDLCQAVRAGNTIYVRGQVGTDFDGNLVGLGDPRAQAEQAMKNVRQLLEEAGSELSHIVKTTTYITDPRFREPVYREVGKWLKGVFPISTGLVVAGLAQAEWLMEIDVIAVVPDSV; this is translated from the coding sequence ATGCCTACCCATACCCGCATCCGCATGTTCAACACCAAGGCCACCTACCCCAACCAGACCCTGGACAACGACCTGTGCCAGGCGGTGCGCGCCGGCAATACCATCTATGTACGCGGGCAGGTCGGCACCGACTTCGACGGCAACCTGGTTGGCCTGGGGGACCCACGGGCGCAGGCCGAGCAGGCGATGAAAAACGTCAGGCAGCTGCTTGAAGAGGCCGGCTCGGAGCTGTCGCACATCGTCAAGACCACCACCTATATCACCGACCCGCGCTTTCGCGAGCCGGTGTACAGGGAGGTGGGTAAATGGCTGAAGGGCGTGTTCCCGATTTCCACCGGGCTGGTGGTCGCCGGGCTGGCCCAGGCCGAGTGGTTGATGGAGATCGATGTGATCGCCGTAGTGCCCGACTCCGTCTGA
- a CDS encoding efflux transporter outer membrane subunit: MTFAQTPLHRTLQVLARARGSRLLGAGLCVALLSACTLSPDYHRPEMSGTAQFKHAEGWTQAAPSDAIARGAWWEIYGDAGLNALVEELNRSNQTVAQSEAQYRQAQALVRSSRAALFPSLDLSVGKNRSAQGTGSSSSSLSNNSSGIRNTYNAQLGVSWEIDLWGKLRETLDANQASAEASLADLASIRLSQQSELVQNYLQLRVIDEQKRLLEATVAAYERSLRMNQNQYRAGVAGADAVAQARTQLKSTQADLIDLVWQRAQFENAIAVLLGKAPAEFTLADSKSIPALPQVPVTLPSQLLERRPDIAAAERNVMAANANIGVARAAYFPDLSLSMNGGYSSSSFNNWIELPNRYWSVGPQLALSLFDAGKRSAEVDRTVAVYDQTVAQYRQTVLDGFKEVENLLVQLKVYGDEAAVRQEALDAARESLRLTENQYRAGLIGYLDVVNVQTTALSNERSVLNLLQGRLVASVQLIAALGGGWDAGQAFARQD; the protein is encoded by the coding sequence ATGACTTTTGCCCAGACCCCACTTCACCGAACCCTGCAAGTGCTGGCGCGTGCGCGTGGCTCACGCCTGCTCGGTGCCGGGTTGTGCGTGGCCTTGCTCAGTGCCTGTACCCTGAGCCCGGATTACCACCGCCCTGAGATGAGCGGCACGGCGCAATTCAAGCACGCCGAAGGCTGGACCCAGGCCGCGCCGTCCGATGCCATCGCCCGCGGGGCCTGGTGGGAGATCTACGGCGATGCCGGGCTCAATGCGCTGGTCGAGGAACTGAACCGCAGCAACCAGACCGTGGCGCAATCCGAGGCCCAGTATCGCCAGGCCCAGGCGCTGGTGCGCAGTAGCCGCGCGGCACTGTTCCCCAGCCTCGACCTGAGCGTCGGCAAGAACCGCTCGGCCCAGGGCACCGGCAGCTCCAGTTCCAGCCTGTCCAACAACAGCAGCGGCATTCGCAACACCTACAACGCCCAGCTCGGCGTCAGCTGGGAAATCGACCTGTGGGGCAAGCTGCGCGAAACCCTCGATGCCAACCAGGCCAGTGCCGAAGCCAGCCTGGCCGACCTGGCCTCGATCCGCCTCAGCCAGCAGTCGGAACTGGTGCAGAACTACCTGCAGTTGCGGGTGATCGACGAGCAGAAGCGCCTGCTCGAAGCCACCGTGGCGGCCTATGAGCGCTCGCTGCGGATGAACCAGAACCAGTACCGCGCGGGTGTCGCCGGCGCGGATGCGGTGGCCCAGGCGCGTACCCAGCTGAAAAGCACCCAGGCCGACCTGATCGACCTGGTCTGGCAGCGCGCGCAGTTCGAGAACGCCATTGCCGTGTTGCTCGGCAAAGCCCCGGCCGAGTTCACCCTGGCCGACAGCAAAAGCATACCGGCTCTTCCGCAGGTACCGGTTACCCTGCCTTCGCAGTTGCTGGAACGGCGCCCGGACATCGCCGCCGCCGAACGCAACGTGATGGCGGCCAACGCCAACATTGGTGTGGCGCGGGCGGCGTATTTCCCGGACCTTAGCCTGAGCATGAATGGTGGCTATTCCAGCAGCAGCTTCAACAACTGGATCGAACTGCCCAACCGCTACTGGTCGGTGGGCCCGCAACTGGCGCTGAGCTTGTTCGACGCCGGCAAGCGCAGCGCCGAGGTGGACCGCACGGTGGCGGTGTATGACCAGACCGTGGCGCAGTATCGCCAGACCGTGCTCGACGGCTTCAAGGAAGTGGAGAACCTGCTGGTACAGTTGAAGGTCTACGGCGATGAAGCAGCAGTGCGCCAGGAGGCGCTGGATGCTGCTCGCGAGTCACTGCGCCTGACCGAGAACCAGTACCGCGCGGGGCTGATCGGCTACCTGGATGTGGTGAATGTGCAGACCACGGCGCTAAGCAACGAGCGCAGCGTGCTGAACCTGCTGCAAGGGCGCCTGGTGGCCAGCGTGCAACTGATTGCCGCGCTGGGCGGTGGCTGGGACGCCGGGCAGGCTTTTGCCAGGCAGGACTGA
- the pgm gene encoding phosphoglucomutase (alpha-D-glucose-1,6-bisphosphate-dependent) encodes MTLSPLAGKPAPASVLVDIPRLLTAYYTGRPDAAVAAQRVAFGTSGHRGTSLELSFNEYHVLAITQAICLYRQEKGIDGPLFIGADTHALSAPATASALEVLAANGVQVMLSKDDEYTPTPAVSHAILCHNRGRVQGLADGIVITPSHNPPQSGGFKYNPPNGGPADSDVTKWIEAKANELLAANLAGVKRMAHAQALQAATTQRHDYVSSYVADLENVIDFDVIRGAKLRLGVDPLGGAGVRYWSAIAERYQLDLEVVNTEVDPTFRFMTVDWDGQIRMDPSSPYAMQGLIGLRERFDVAFACDPDHDRHGIVTPDGLLQPNNYLAVAIDYLYRHRPQWRSDAAVGKTVVSSGLIDRVTQRLGRELYEVPVGFKFFAQGLFDGTLGFGGEESAGASFLRRDGSVWATDKDGLIPALLAAEMTARTGRNPSQAYADLTAALGKPFATRVEAKADARQKALLSKLAPEQVKSTELAGEPIVQILSHAPGNGQAIGGLKVMTANGWFAARPSGTEDIYKIYAESFIDEAHLQRLVQEAQLLVDAAIA; translated from the coding sequence ATGACGCTCAGTCCTTTGGCAGGCAAGCCGGCTCCGGCCAGCGTGCTGGTCGATATTCCCCGACTGCTCACCGCCTACTACACCGGCCGCCCTGATGCTGCCGTGGCGGCCCAGCGGGTGGCCTTCGGCACCTCGGGGCACCGGGGCACTTCGCTTGAATTGAGTTTCAACGAATACCACGTCCTGGCGATCACCCAGGCCATCTGCCTGTATCGCCAGGAAAAGGGCATCGATGGCCCGCTGTTCATTGGCGCCGATACCCACGCCCTGTCGGCACCGGCGACCGCCAGCGCCCTGGAAGTGCTGGCTGCCAACGGCGTGCAGGTGATGCTGTCCAAGGACGACGAGTACACGCCGACCCCGGCCGTGTCCCACGCCATTCTCTGCCATAACCGTGGCCGCGTGCAGGGCCTGGCCGATGGCATTGTCATCACCCCGTCGCACAACCCACCGCAGAGCGGTGGCTTCAAGTACAACCCACCCAATGGCGGCCCGGCCGACAGCGACGTGACCAAGTGGATCGAAGCCAAGGCCAACGAACTGCTGGCGGCGAACCTGGCAGGGGTCAAGCGCATGGCGCATGCCCAGGCGCTGCAGGCCGCCACCACTCAGCGTCACGACTACGTCAGCAGCTACGTGGCCGACCTGGAAAACGTCATCGACTTCGACGTCATCCGTGGTGCCAAGCTGCGCCTGGGGGTCGACCCGCTGGGCGGGGCCGGGGTGCGTTACTGGTCGGCGATTGCCGAGCGCTACCAGCTGGACCTGGAAGTGGTGAATACCGAGGTCGACCCGACCTTCCGCTTCATGACCGTCGACTGGGACGGCCAGATCCGCATGGACCCGTCCTCGCCGTACGCCATGCAAGGTCTGATCGGCCTGCGCGAGCGCTTCGACGTGGCGTTCGCCTGCGATCCTGACCATGACCGCCACGGCATCGTCACCCCGGATGGCCTGCTGCAGCCGAACAACTACCTGGCCGTGGCCATCGACTACCTGTACCGCCACCGCCCGCAATGGCGCAGTGACGCCGCAGTGGGCAAGACCGTGGTGTCCAGCGGCCTGATCGACCGCGTTACCCAGCGCCTGGGCCGCGAGTTGTACGAAGTGCCGGTGGGCTTCAAGTTCTTTGCCCAAGGGTTGTTCGACGGGACGCTCGGCTTTGGCGGCGAGGAGAGTGCAGGGGCTTCGTTCCTGCGCCGCGATGGCTCGGTCTGGGCCACCGACAAGGACGGCCTGATCCCGGCCTTGCTGGCTGCCGAGATGACCGCCCGCACCGGGCGCAATCCGAGCCAGGCCTACGCCGACCTCACCGCGGCGCTGGGCAAGCCATTTGCCACGCGGGTCGAAGCCAAGGCAGATGCCCGGCAGAAGGCGCTGCTGAGCAAGCTGGCGCCGGAGCAGGTGAAGTCGACCGAACTGGCCGGGGAGCCGATCGTGCAGATCCTCAGCCACGCGCCGGGCAATGGCCAGGCGATTGGCGGGCTGAAGGTGATGACCGCCAATGGCTGGTTCGCCGCGCGGCCGTCGGGCACCGAGGACATCTACAAGATCTACGCCGAAAGCTTCATCGATGAGGCGCACCTGCAGCGCCTGGTGCAGGAAGCGCAGCTGTTGGTGGACGCCGCGATCGCCTGA
- a CDS encoding DUF1652 domain-containing protein: MNKMTFPNACQVMRWHFHPLGFEASMDAPRSMVARLFDRATGETLLAIAGIPCAAIMAAADVERIIEAVEAEMDAFIPAIPLRDAV; encoded by the coding sequence ATGAACAAAATGACGTTCCCCAACGCCTGCCAGGTGATGCGCTGGCATTTCCACCCACTGGGCTTCGAAGCCAGCATGGATGCGCCGCGCAGCATGGTCGCGCGGTTGTTCGACCGCGCCACCGGCGAAACCCTGCTGGCCATTGCCGGCATTCCCTGCGCGGCGATCATGGCCGCAGCGGACGTAGAGCGCATCATCGAAGCCGTCGAAGCGGAAATGGACGCCTTCATCCCCGCCATCCCCCTGCGCGATGCGGTCTAA
- a CDS encoding DUF1345 domain-containing protein yields the protein MAFHRLTHTHPRLTVATLAGLLGAWLIPADDTVQHVLAGWNLGVWLYLLLVFYLTWNANPEKVRKVARVEDENAGLVLLTVCIAAIASLAAVTLQLVSSRGLQGTALALHYLYTGLTVAGSWLLIGCIFSLHYARLFYTAQRHEPPLRFADGERNPDYWDFHYFSFTISIAVQTSDVGVAGRGLRKVVLAHSLVGFVFNTAILGFTINIAAGLLG from the coding sequence ATGGCTTTCCACCGCCTGACCCACACCCACCCGCGCCTGACTGTCGCCACCCTGGCCGGCCTGCTCGGCGCCTGGCTGATACCTGCAGACGACACCGTTCAGCACGTCCTTGCCGGCTGGAACCTTGGTGTATGGCTTTACCTGCTGCTGGTGTTCTACCTGACCTGGAATGCCAACCCGGAAAAGGTGCGCAAGGTCGCCCGGGTCGAAGATGAAAATGCCGGCCTGGTCTTGCTCACCGTGTGCATCGCTGCGATAGCCAGCCTCGCCGCGGTCACCCTGCAGTTGGTCTCCAGTCGTGGCCTGCAAGGCACAGCACTGGCTCTGCATTACCTCTACACCGGCCTGACCGTGGCCGGTTCCTGGTTGCTGATCGGCTGCATCTTCAGCCTGCATTACGCCCGGCTGTTCTACACCGCGCAACGGCATGAGCCGCCGCTGCGTTTTGCCGATGGCGAGCGCAACCCGGATTACTGGGATTTCCACTACTTCTCGTTCACCATCAGCATCGCGGTGCAGACCTCCGATGTCGGCGTCGCCGGGCGCGGCTTACGCAAGGTGGTGCTGGCGCATTCACTGGTCGGGTTCGTTTTCAACACCGCGATTCTCGGTTTCACCATCAACATCGCGGCAGGACTGCTGGGCTGA
- a CDS encoding flavin-containing monooxygenase yields MTLNNLEIDTLVVGAGQAGVAMSEHLSKLGVPHLVLERKRIAEAWRSGRWDSLVANGPAWHDRFPGLEFDLDADAFAGKDQVADYFEQYVRKYNLPVRTGIEVRKVVRNSDRPGFTIDTNEGVIRANRVVAATGPFQKPVIPAIAPQDSNLHQIHSAAYYNPAQLPAGAVLVVGAGSSGVQIAEELMRAGRQVYLSVGAHDRPPRAYRNRDFCWWLGVLGEWDAEVAKPGREHVTIAVSGARGGHTVDFRALAQQGMTLVGLTESFANGVARFQDNLVENINRGDENYLALLDAADAYIQRNGLELPEEPEARERLADPECMRNPLLQLDLAKAGVSSIIWATGYSVDFSWLQVDTFDANGKPQHQRGVAREPGIYFLGLPWLSRRGSSFIWGVWHDAKHVAGHIATQRTYTAYRDRQQRAADEQQHAQISNVSTFGAH; encoded by the coding sequence ATGACACTGAACAATCTTGAAATCGACACCCTCGTGGTCGGCGCCGGCCAGGCCGGCGTGGCCATGAGCGAACACCTGAGCAAGCTTGGCGTGCCGCACCTGGTGCTGGAGCGCAAGCGTATCGCCGAGGCCTGGCGCAGCGGCCGCTGGGACTCGCTGGTGGCCAATGGCCCGGCTTGGCACGACCGCTTCCCGGGGCTGGAATTCGACCTTGACGCTGATGCCTTCGCCGGCAAGGACCAGGTGGCCGACTACTTCGAGCAGTACGTACGCAAGTACAACCTGCCGGTACGCACCGGCATCGAAGTGAGGAAGGTCGTGCGCAACAGCGACCGCCCCGGCTTCACCATCGACACCAATGAAGGCGTGATCCGCGCCAACCGCGTGGTCGCTGCCACCGGCCCATTCCAGAAACCGGTGATTCCGGCCATCGCACCGCAAGACAGCAACCTGCACCAGATCCACTCGGCCGCCTATTACAACCCCGCACAACTGCCCGCAGGGGCTGTGCTGGTAGTGGGCGCCGGCTCCTCGGGTGTACAGATCGCCGAGGAGCTGATGCGCGCCGGGCGCCAGGTGTACCTGTCGGTCGGTGCCCACGACCGCCCGCCACGCGCCTATCGCAACCGTGACTTCTGCTGGTGGCTGGGTGTGCTGGGTGAGTGGGATGCAGAAGTCGCCAAGCCCGGCCGCGAGCACGTGACCATTGCTGTCAGCGGTGCCCGTGGCGGCCACACCGTGGACTTCCGCGCCCTCGCCCAGCAAGGCATGACCCTGGTCGGCCTGACCGAGTCGTTCGCAAACGGTGTGGCACGCTTCCAGGACAACCTGGTCGAGAACATCAACCGCGGCGACGAGAATTACCTGGCCCTGCTGGATGCCGCCGATGCCTATATCCAGCGCAACGGCCTTGAGCTGCCGGAAGAGCCCGAAGCCCGTGAACGCCTGGCCGACCCGGAATGCATGCGCAACCCGCTGCTGCAACTGGACCTGGCCAAGGCCGGCGTCAGCAGCATCATCTGGGCCACCGGTTACAGCGTGGATTTCAGCTGGCTGCAGGTCGACACCTTCGACGCCAACGGCAAGCCCCAGCACCAGCGCGGCGTGGCCCGCGAGCCGGGCATCTACTTCCTTGGCCTGCCGTGGCTATCGCGCCGTGGCTCATCGTTCATCTGGGGCGTATGGCACGACGCCAAGCACGTCGCCGGCCACATCGCCACGCAACGCACCTATACCGCCTACCGCGACCGCCAGCAACGCGCCGCGGATGAGCAGCAACACGCCCAGATCAGCAACGTCAGCACCTTCGGAGCCCACTGA